From the genome of Lutzomyia longipalpis isolate SR_M1_2022 chromosome 2, ASM2433408v1, one region includes:
- the LOC129789227 gene encoding probable splicing factor, arginine/serine-rich 7, with protein METDERPSRDRYRTRTTYRRSEHHRSRERENRMRDKHRDRRNRSRSSKRDRFRSREGRYKTNDRGRSRDRQHRDSQKDEAVKTERKKPQSKQSGGNRGGNKPKRCFICNSDKHLAFKCPDKKDFRVRLVHERATSLSPLRKSLKQVEVEGRRLDALLDSGSDISLLQENVAKNDQEKNVDSGS; from the exons ATGGAGACAGATGAGCGTCCCTCAAGGGATCGATACAGGACACGGACTACCTACCGCCGAAGTGAACATCACCGGTCGCGTGAGAGGGAGAATCGAATGAGGGATAAGCACCGGGATCGCCGCAACCGCAGCAGGAGCTCAAAGCGCGATCGCTTCCGTTCCCGTGAAGGGCGATATAAGACCAACGACAGGGGAAGATCACGCGATCGTCAACATCGCGATTCACAGAAGGACGAGGCAGTGAAGACAGAGCGAAAGAAGCCCCAATCCAAACAATCAGGCGGAAATCGCGGCGGAAATAAGCCGAAGAGATGTTTTATCTGCAACTCAGATAAACATCTGGCATTTAAATGTCCGGACAAGAAAGATTTTCGGGTGAGGCTGGTGCATGAGCGTGCCACCAGCCTGAGCCCCCTCCGCAAATCGCTCAAGCAAGTCGAAGTCGAAGGGAGGAGATTGGATGCACTCCTTGATAGCGGTAGTGATATCTCCCTGCTGCAGGAAAATGTGGCCAAAA ATGACcaggaaaagaatgttgaTTCAGGAAGCTAA
- the LOC129790920 gene encoding F-box/LRR-repeat protein 15-like, with the protein MVANDPESPRPLHILDLPVDDVIVPSIGQYLSPHDIIQLGQCSKEFHEIGLKMLRNMKVVYKNDQKMNGKWDSEYLKVCRQLRSMSLHSVPNLDNDLLSEIIRNNLKLEEISLRRASKITPTGLLSIVQLKNLTGLRLIKTYCDQYFLNVLNVCGLKLKYIYLSYDGELSLLFLKRFFRRQPKLEHIGLDFAYDGKETREDRMSRLGMNLNPLVSIIAKHCPELKYFVIERDSQRVGLDALSLIQKNCKNIQFIEVNGVLSWGKGQKEIYRS; encoded by the exons ATGGTGGCTAACGATCCTGAATCACCAAGACCGCTACATATCTTGGATCTTCCTGTGGACGACGTTATCGTGCCGAGTATTGGACAATATCTCTCCCCTCACGATATAATTCAACTAGGGCAATGTTCTAaagaatttcatgaaattggACTGAAAATGCTGCGAAATATGAAAGTGGTGTACAAAAATGACcaaaaaatgaatggaaaatgggATAGTGAATATCTGAAAGTGTGCCGACAGCTTCGCAGTATGAGTCTACACTCCGTACCCAATCTCGATAATGATTTGCTATCAGAAATTATACGCAATAATCTGAAACTCGAAGAAATTTCTCTGAGGCGAGCCTCCAAAATCACACCGACTGGTCTTTTATCGATTGTCCAACTCAAGAACCTTACGGGATTGCGTCTGATTAAGACTTACTGTGATCAATACTTCCTGAATGTGTTAAATGTATGCGGTCTGAAACTGAAGTATATCTACCTCTCATATGACGGCGAATTGTCTCTACTGTTTTTGAAAAGATTCTTCAGGAGACAGCCCAAATTGGAACATATTGGTCTGGACTTTGCGTATGACGGAAAGGAGACTCGTGAAGACCGAATGTCACGACTGGGAATGAATCTTAACCCATTAGTAAGCATCATTGCCAAACACTGCCCAGAGCTGAAATATTTCGTCATAGAGCGAGATTCACAGAGGGTTGGACTAGATGCTCTTTC ATTGATACAGAAGAACTGCAAGAACATTCAGTTCATTGAAGTGAATGGCGTCCTCAGTTGGGGCAAAGgacaaaaggaaatttatcgGTCCTGA